From a single bacterium genomic region:
- a CDS encoding tetratricopeptide repeat protein — translation MNDKDRYWDCLDQAMEASHGGRTDEALAWLDEALKAHPGGAEAHNGRGEILWDEGKIEEALYQFELATMADPKFVTAHLNRAELLIEEMGEFEQAIHHCDLLLSGGNETPRPDKGTEGEIYYLKSKSLFYLDDLQGALFLVRRALQTTGDVAVYRAFEGQIEFELGQLQEARRHLDHAVALDPESAHAVYHLGLVLERLDREDDAWRAFQQAFALDADHFPLPTATSAEDFDQIAADALGDLPRSIREYALNVPCLIEDFPADDLVLGQNVSPQILGIFIGVPRTEAALTSQARDMDRVILFKKNLEKVCRTRAELIEQIQITVKHEIGHYLGLDEDDLERLGLA, via the coding sequence ATGAACGACAAGGATCGATACTGGGATTGCCTCGACCAGGCCATGGAAGCCTCTCACGGTGGACGCACCGACGAGGCGCTGGCGTGGCTCGACGAAGCACTGAAAGCCCATCCGGGTGGTGCCGAAGCGCACAACGGACGCGGTGAGATCCTCTGGGATGAGGGCAAGATCGAGGAGGCCCTCTACCAGTTCGAACTCGCGACCATGGCGGATCCCAAGTTCGTCACGGCCCATTTGAACCGCGCCGAGCTCTTGATCGAGGAGATGGGTGAGTTCGAGCAGGCCATCCATCACTGCGATCTGCTGCTCTCGGGCGGGAATGAGACGCCGCGGCCCGACAAGGGGACCGAAGGTGAGATCTACTACCTGAAGTCGAAGTCGCTCTTCTACCTCGACGATCTCCAGGGCGCGCTCTTCCTGGTGCGCCGGGCACTTCAGACCACCGGAGATGTCGCGGTCTATCGTGCTTTCGAAGGTCAGATCGAATTCGAGCTTGGTCAACTCCAGGAGGCCCGGCGGCACCTGGACCACGCGGTGGCCCTGGACCCTGAATCCGCTCACGCCGTCTATCATCTCGGCCTGGTTCTCGAGCGTCTCGACCGGGAGGACGACGCCTGGCGCGCCTTCCAACAAGCCTTCGCTCTGGACGCGGACCACTTCCCCCTTCCGACGGCCACGAGCGCCGAGGATTTCGATCAGATCGCTGCGGATGCGCTCGGCGATCTGCCGCGTTCGATTCGCGAGTACGCCCTGAACGTGCCCTGCTTGATCGAGGATTTCCCCGCCGACGATCTGGTGTTAGGCCAGAACGTGTCACCCCAGATTCTGGGGATCTTCATCGGCGTGCCGCGTACGGAGGCAGCCCTTACCTCCCAGGCGCGAGACATGGATCGTGTGATCTTGTTCAAGAAGAACCTCGAGAAGGTTTGCCGCACACGGGCTGAGTTGATCGAGCAGATCCAGATCACCGTCAAGCACGAGATCGGCCACTACCTGGGGCTCGACGAGGATGATCTGGAGCGGCTCGGCCTCGCCTAG
- a CDS encoding zinc-binding dehydrogenase: MSRALQLQSTIKADATLEVALAEVEVPTPGADDVLVRVEAAPINPSDLGLLFGPADIPNATVSGSPDRPILHAKVPAGLMRGLAPRVDQSMPVGNEGAGVVVEAGSSELAQSLLGRTVALIGGSMYSQMRCVPAAFCLALPEGTTPAEGASCFVNPLTALGMVKTMKLENHTALVHTAAASNLGQMLNKICQADGVSLVNIVRKPEQVNLLRGLGAKHVCNSSDDEFMADLTDALVETGATLAFDATGGGRLASQILTCMERAANRTAKEFSRYGSTTHKQVYIYGGLDTSPTELNRNYGMAWSIGGWLLTPFLQRIGAAKGQELRERVAREIKTTFASHYTREVSLAEALQLEAVHVYGRQSTGEKVLINPNKGL; this comes from the coding sequence ATGTCGAGAGCGCTACAGCTGCAGTCCACGATCAAGGCCGATGCCACTCTCGAGGTAGCACTGGCCGAAGTGGAGGTTCCCACCCCTGGGGCCGATGACGTTCTCGTGCGCGTCGAAGCCGCACCCATCAATCCGTCGGATCTGGGTCTGCTGTTCGGGCCGGCAGATATCCCGAACGCCACGGTATCCGGTAGTCCTGACCGTCCCATTCTCCATGCGAAGGTTCCAGCAGGCTTGATGCGGGGTCTCGCCCCGCGGGTCGATCAATCCATGCCCGTAGGCAACGAAGGTGCAGGAGTCGTCGTCGAGGCCGGTTCGTCGGAGCTGGCGCAGAGCCTGCTGGGACGCACCGTGGCCTTGATCGGTGGATCGATGTACTCCCAGATGCGCTGCGTCCCAGCTGCATTCTGCCTGGCGCTTCCGGAGGGGACGACGCCGGCCGAAGGTGCATCATGCTTCGTGAACCCGCTGACGGCGCTCGGCATGGTCAAAACGATGAAGCTCGAGAATCACACGGCGCTCGTTCATACAGCCGCCGCATCGAATCTCGGTCAGATGCTGAACAAGATCTGCCAGGCCGATGGGGTTTCGCTCGTGAACATCGTCCGCAAGCCCGAGCAGGTCAATCTCCTGCGGGGCCTCGGCGCGAAGCATGTCTGCAATTCGAGCGATGACGAGTTCATGGCGGATCTCACCGATGCGCTGGTCGAAACCGGCGCAACGCTGGCCTTCGACGCGACCGGCGGAGGCCGGCTCGCCAGCCAGATCCTGACCTGCATGGAGCGTGCGGCCAACCGGACGGCAAAGGAGTTCAGCCGCTACGGTTCGACGACCCACAAGCAGGTCTACATCTACGGCGGCCTCGATACCTCACCCACCGAACTCAACCGCAACTACGGAATGGCGTGGAGTATCGGAGGTTGGCTGCTGACGCCCTTCCTGCAGAGAATCGGCGCGGCAAAGGGACAGGAACTTCGTGAACGCGTCGCACGGGAAATCAAGACGACGTTCGCCAGTCACTACACCCGGGAGGTCTCGCTCGCCGAGGCCCTGCAGCTCGAGGCCGTGCACGTGTACGGGCGTCAATCTACGGGCGAGAAGGTCCTGATCAATCCGAACAAGGGCCTCTGA
- a CDS encoding radical SAM protein — MATGYNFYAIYFEATRLCNLRCPMCMTGSNEVSRVRASRARELDLDEIRERVLLPARNLGVQAVAWSGGEFLLRKDALDLLRLTVELGYKASLCTNCESLDRAQLLAIKEATGGRATISVGLNAIDDENNWSRDAEVTRTLEVLDECKEVGLDRHVIITIGKHNADSFQKTVDFLVKRRISYNRSPLVARGSGREHFSAAGFDRKDMEDKFHPSLRRHINGYVSYTPYFLSPELHEEVSGGARNRTVPQNPPIGCWCGNWLGVTAEGNISVCPVLLDDLDGGNVRDKPLDELVVSSQLFEDVTDRTRLKGRCGRCRYQITCGGCRAMAYYHSGDYMEEDPTCFFEPEDETTISEHEAETNRRFKRYLMIARYSGQYVRVPKEDAAE; from the coding sequence AGCAACGAGGTTTCGCGGGTGCGGGCCAGCCGCGCGCGCGAGCTGGACCTGGACGAGATCCGCGAGCGGGTGCTGCTGCCGGCACGGAACCTGGGCGTGCAAGCCGTGGCCTGGAGCGGGGGAGAGTTCCTGCTGCGCAAGGACGCCCTCGATCTGCTGCGGCTCACGGTGGAGCTGGGTTACAAGGCCAGCCTCTGCACCAACTGCGAGTCCCTGGACCGCGCGCAGCTCCTGGCCATCAAAGAGGCCACCGGCGGGCGCGCAACCATCTCCGTGGGGCTCAACGCCATCGACGACGAGAACAACTGGAGCCGCGACGCGGAGGTGACCCGGACGCTCGAGGTGCTGGACGAATGCAAGGAGGTGGGCCTGGACCGGCACGTCATCATCACCATCGGCAAGCACAACGCCGACTCGTTCCAGAAGACCGTGGACTTCCTGGTCAAGCGCCGGATCTCGTACAACCGATCGCCGCTGGTGGCGCGGGGCTCCGGCCGGGAGCATTTCTCGGCTGCCGGCTTCGACCGCAAGGACATGGAAGACAAGTTCCATCCCTCCCTGCGTCGCCACATCAACGGCTACGTCAGCTACACGCCATACTTTCTGTCGCCCGAGCTCCACGAAGAGGTTTCCGGTGGCGCCCGGAACCGCACGGTTCCCCAGAACCCGCCCATCGGCTGCTGGTGCGGAAACTGGTTGGGCGTCACCGCCGAGGGAAATATCTCGGTGTGCCCCGTCCTGCTGGACGACCTGGACGGGGGCAACGTGCGCGACAAGCCCCTGGACGAGCTGGTCGTCTCGAGCCAGCTCTTCGAGGACGTTACGGATCGCACCCGGTTGAAGGGGCGCTGCGGCCGCTGCCGCTACCAGATCACCTGCGGCGGCTGCCGGGCCATGGCCTACTACCACAGCGGCGACTACATGGAAGAGGACCCGACCTGCTTCTTCGAGCCGGAGGACGAGACCACGATCAGCGAGCACGAGGCGGAGACGAACCGGCGCTTCAAGAGGTACCTGATGATCGCCCGCTACTCAGGCCAGTACGTACGCGTTCCGAAGGAGGACGCCGCGGAGTAG